The region CCCGCAAAAGTTTGCGCACAACCTTAGCCATAGGACAAGTGTGGGTTTGACTGATATCGGCCAAACGCAGCGCCGTGGGATCCAGTTTGTTGGCCGCTCCCATGCTGGAAACAATCGGGATCCCACGCTCGATGGCGGTAGCAATAAGATCAACTTTGGCACTGATTGAGTCTATAGCATCAACGATATAGGTAAAGTCCGGGCGGATGAGCTCGTCCCGCTTTTCCGGGCGGTAAAAATCTTGAATAGCCTCAACGCGGCAATCAGGGTTGATATCGGCAATGCGCCGCTTGAGTACCTGCACCTTAGGCACCCCGACCGTAGAGTCGAGCGCCGGGATTTGCCGGTTAATATTGGTGATGCTTACGTTATCATGGTCAATAAGAACCAAGTGCCCGATACCACAGCGAGCCAAGGCCTCAACAGCATAAGACCCCACCCCGCCGACGCCGAACACGGCGACAGTACTTGCGGCCAGTTTCTTTATTCCTTTCTTGCCAATAAGCATTTCGGTCCGCATAAAACGGTGAAGCAAAACCAATCACTCCATGAAAAAACAAAATAAGTCCCCACCATGCCGTATTGCCGTTGTTTTGAACCTGCCCTCGGCAGGTGGGTGCCCTCCTGATTACTTTATGTGTCCCCCAAAGGTTATGGGGCATACATGCCATAATCAGAGTTAGGCTCCCATAGTGTATGTGTTGGCTCAAAACATCCGGGCTTACACGCACACAGCAGGGCTCTCAACCAAGCTGTTGAACTATTTCGTCTTTATCTTAGCAAAGATTATAGGCCTTTGCAAGTTTTTGCGGGCGGAATGTTTTTCCACCCGCACCGGTATTAGTTTGCCGCCCCTGGTTTCTTTACTACCACGTCGGTTTTAATGTGGAGCTCCTTAAGCTGACGCGGCGTTACCTCTGACGGCGCCTGCGTCATCATATCAGTAGCGCTTTGTGTTTTGGGGAAGGCAATAACATCGCGAATGGACGACCGCTTAGCCATCAGCATCACGAGCCGGTCAAGCCCGAAAGCAATACCGCCGTGGGGAGGTGTACCATATTCAAACGCTTCCAGCAGAAAGCCAAACTTCTCGACGGCCTCCTCCGGCGTCAGCCCAATGGCGGCAAAAACTTTTTCCTGCAAATCGCGGTTAAAAATACGAATGCTGCCGCCGCCGATTTCGGTCCCGTTAAGTACCATATCATAGGCCTTAGCCTTAATCCTGGCGGGATCGCTGCCTAGAAACTCCACGTCTTCGTCGCGCGGCGAAGTGAAGGGGTGATGCATGGCCACCCACCGGCGTTCTTCTTCGTCATACTCGAACATGGGGAAATCGAGGACCCACAGGAAAGAAAGCTTGTTAGGATCGATGAGATTAAGCCGCCGCGCCATTTCCAAGCGCAATTGGCCGAGAGCGGCAGCTACCACCGCTGGCTGGTCAGCGACCATTAACAATAGGTCTCCCTGCTCAGCCTGGGTAACCTCGGTAATCCGCCGCATGATATCATCGGAGAAAAACTTGGCAATCGGCGATTTGATGCCTTCGTCAGTATAACAAATCCAGGCCAGGCCTTTGGCGCCGAAATTGGCCACGTATTCGACCAAGCCATCAAGTTCACGCCGCGGAATATTGGCATAACCCTTGACATTAATAGCTTTGACTTGGCCCTTGTTGTCCAGAACCGTCTGGAAGACCTTAAAGTCTGAACCTTGGACGGCCGACGAAATATCAATAAGTTCCATGCCAAACCGGGTATCCGGCTTATCGGTACCATAACGAGCCATCGCTTCGTCATAGCTTAGCCGCGGAAACGGCAGCGGCACGGTGGCGCCAATAGTTTCCTTGAAGATAAAGGCAATCATTTCCTCCATAAGATTAAGAACATCATCGCGCTCGACAAAAGACATTTCGACGTCAAGCTGCGTAAATTCCGGCTGCCTGTCGGCGCGCAGGTCCTCGTCCCGGAAGCAGCGGGCAATTTGGAAATAGCGGTCCAAACCGGCCACCATCAGAATTTGTTTAAAAATCTGTGGCGACTGTGGCAGCGCATAAAACTTACCCGGGTTGACCCGGCTGGGAACAAGATAATCGCGGGCGCCTTCCGGTGTACTCTTCGTCAGCATGGGCGTTTCCACTTCCACAAACCCATGCCGGTCAAAAAAGTCCCGCATCGCCTTGGTGACACGGTGTCGCAAAATGAGGTTGCGCTGCATTTCCGGCCGTCTGAGATCCAAATAGCGGTACTTGAGCCGAAGCAGTTCGTCGACGTCGATATTGTCTTGAATGTAAAATGGCGGCGTCTTCGCCGTGTTGAGCAGCCGCACCTCCCGACAGTAAACTTCGATTTCACCGGTCGGGATATTAGGATTGACCGTCGCCTCGGAGCGAACCTTTACCGTGCCACGCACCGCCAGCACATATTCATTGCGGGCCAGCTCGGCTTTACGGAAAGCTTCCTGATCCATTTCCGGCGCAAAAACCACCTGGACAATACCTGAACGGTCGCGCAGATCGATGAAAATCAAGCCCCCGTGGTCACGCCGCCGGGCAACCCAGCCGCATAGTACGACTTCTTGTCCGCCATGTTCTTTGCGTAATTCACCGCAATAGTGTGTTCGCTTAATTCCAGCCATCGTATCCATGTTAATCCCCCGTCTTCACTCTAAGCTTTTGCTCTACGTCGCCAAACGCGACAGCTTCTTGTTCACCTGACTCCATATTCTTAAGTGTCACCTGTCCGCGCGCCACTTCGTCGTCACCGATAATGGCGGCAAAGCGCGCCGGGTATTTATTGGCATGTTTCATTTGCGCCTTAATGCCACGGCCCATGAAATCCATGTCACAGGTGACCCCTGCCCGCCGCAGGCGGCAAAGCAGTTCAAAAGCAACCGCCTGCGCCCTCTCGCCGATCGGGGCGATGAAAATATCAATACCGCCGGCCGTTGTCGGCAATAGCGCTTGTTTTTCCAGGGCCAACAGCACCCGCTCCAGGCCAATGGCGAGACCAATCGCCGGCGTAGGTTGACCGCCGCACTCTTCAATAAGGCCGTCGTAACGGCCCCCGCCACATATGGCGCTCTGGGCGCCCAGCAGGGGATACTGAATTTCAAAAGCAGTTTTCGTGTAGTAATCAAGACCGCGGACCAGCCGCGGGTTGAGCATATAGCGAATGCCAGCGGCCGTTAACAGTTCTTGCAGCTTTGCAAAATGGCTTGCGCACTCGTCACAGAGACAATCGACAATTTGGGGCGCCCCCTGCGAAAGCGCGCCGCACGTCTCATTCTTGCAGTCCAGTATTCGCAGCGGGTTGCGTTCAAACCGGGACTGGCAGTCACTACAGAATTCAGACAGCTTGTCCCGTAAAAAGTCCTGCAGCTTTTCCCGGTATATGGGCCGGCACCGGGGGCATCCCACCGAATTAATATTGAGCTCAAGCCCCGTTAGTCCTAATCGTTCAAAAAACTGCACCGCCAGGGCGATTATTTCGGCGTCTACCGCCGGTCCCGGTGACCCGATGGCCTCAATGCCAAACTGATGGAATTGACGAAGTCGCCCTGCCTGGGGGCGGTCATAACGAAACATCGGTCCGATATAAAAAACTTTCACCGGCTGAGGCGCCGTATACAACTTATGCTCCAAATAGGAGCGCACGACGGCGGCCGTATTTTCCGGCCGGAGCGTAATACTCCGCCCTCCCCGGTCGGTAAAGGTATACATTTCTTTGGACACAATGTCGGTCGTCTCGCCGATACCGCGTAAAAAAAGTTCGGTATGTTCAAAAATCGGGGTGCGGATTTCCTGATAGGCGTACAAACGGCAAAGATCACGCGCGGCTTGTTCGATGTACTGCCAGTAGCCGCTCGTATCCGGCAGTATGTCCCTTGTCCCGCGCGGCCCAGTCGTCAGCATAGCTCGTTATTCCTCCTCCCGTCGGCAAACAAATTGGCAAGCAGTTGCCGCCGTTGTTCTATATAAATGTTAATATTGGCAATATAGGTTGTTACGTCTTTGGCATTATATACGCTGGCCAACCGCCACGATCCCGGCCATACCGCTTTCGTCCCGGCCGCCGGGCCGATACCGACGATTGTTTGGCGTTCTTCCATGATTTGGATATTATAAAGACATTCGGTCCCGGGACGGGCATAGCCGACATTTTCAAAATTGCCGGTCATGTATTTTTGTCGGTAAAGATAGTACGGCTTTAGTCCCATTTGGGCTACATACTGACGGGTA is a window of Sporolituus thermophilus DSM 23256 DNA encoding:
- the hisS gene encoding histidine--tRNA ligase; amino-acid sequence: MLTTGPRGTRDILPDTSGYWQYIEQAARDLCRLYAYQEIRTPIFEHTELFLRGIGETTDIVSKEMYTFTDRGGRSITLRPENTAAVVRSYLEHKLYTAPQPVKVFYIGPMFRYDRPQAGRLRQFHQFGIEAIGSPGPAVDAEIIALAVQFFERLGLTGLELNINSVGCPRCRPIYREKLQDFLRDKLSEFCSDCQSRFERNPLRILDCKNETCGALSQGAPQIVDCLCDECASHFAKLQELLTAAGIRYMLNPRLVRGLDYYTKTAFEIQYPLLGAQSAICGGGRYDGLIEECGGQPTPAIGLAIGLERVLLALEKQALLPTTAGGIDIFIAPIGERAQAVAFELLCRLRRAGVTCDMDFMGRGIKAQMKHANKYPARFAAIIGDDEVARGQVTLKNMESGEQEAVAFGDVEQKLRVKTGD
- the aspS gene encoding aspartate--tRNA ligase; translation: MDTMAGIKRTHYCGELRKEHGGQEVVLCGWVARRRDHGGLIFIDLRDRSGIVQVVFAPEMDQEAFRKAELARNEYVLAVRGTVKVRSEATVNPNIPTGEIEVYCREVRLLNTAKTPPFYIQDNIDVDELLRLKYRYLDLRRPEMQRNLILRHRVTKAMRDFFDRHGFVEVETPMLTKSTPEGARDYLVPSRVNPGKFYALPQSPQIFKQILMVAGLDRYFQIARCFRDEDLRADRQPEFTQLDVEMSFVERDDVLNLMEEMIAFIFKETIGATVPLPFPRLSYDEAMARYGTDKPDTRFGMELIDISSAVQGSDFKVFQTVLDNKGQVKAINVKGYANIPRRELDGLVEYVANFGAKGLAWICYTDEGIKSPIAKFFSDDIMRRITEVTQAEQGDLLLMVADQPAVVAAALGQLRLEMARRLNLIDPNKLSFLWVLDFPMFEYDEEERRWVAMHHPFTSPRDEDVEFLGSDPARIKAKAYDMVLNGTEIGGGSIRIFNRDLQEKVFAAIGLTPEEAVEKFGFLLEAFEYGTPPHGGIAFGLDRLVMLMAKRSSIRDVIAFPKTQSATDMMTQAPSEVTPRQLKELHIKTDVVVKKPGAAN
- a CDS encoding tRNA threonylcarbamoyladenosine dehydratase, encoding MLHRFMRTEMLIGKKGIKKLAASTVAVFGVGGVGSYAVEALARCGIGHLVLIDHDNVSITNINRQIPALDSTVGVPKVQVLKRRIADINPDCRVEAIQDFYRPEKRDELIRPDFTYIVDAIDSISAKVDLIATAIERGIPIVSSMGAANKLDPTALRLADISQTHTCPMAKVVRKLLRERGITRNLTVVFSCEKPIEPLAAHPDEQHLRRQVPGSIAFVPATAGLFLASAVINAILKNADDHA